Proteins encoded together in one Undibacterium sp. CCC3.4 window:
- a CDS encoding sulfurtransferase TusA family protein codes for MQFNKELDARGLNCPLPILKTKKALADMITGEVLHVLATDPGSVRDFKAFSKQTGNELLSHQESSNEFEYYIKRK; via the coding sequence ATGCAATTCAATAAAGAACTGGACGCGCGCGGACTCAACTGCCCACTGCCGATCTTGAAAACAAAAAAAGCCTTAGCTGATATGATTACCGGCGAAGTGCTGCATGTATTGGCAACCGACCCCGGTTCAGTGCGTGACTTCAAAGCGTTTTCCAAACAAACCGGCAACGAATTGTTGTCGCATCAGGAAAGCAGCAATGAATTCGAATACTATATCAAACGCAAGTGA